Genomic segment of Dromaius novaehollandiae isolate bDroNov1 chromosome 6, bDroNov1.hap1, whole genome shotgun sequence:
GGATGATTCTCTGCACCTGGATCTTAAGAACCCGGAACACATATTTCTATCTTTTTTCCTAAAGCcatacagagagaagaaaaagcttgCAAATTGCAAGTCAAAGGTGCGAGGGAGAAAACAGGTTGATCATGCTGAGAATCCTTAACAGATGCTTCTGGTCACCATCTTCAGTAACTGCTGTGGCAAGCCAGACATCTTGGAACTGCCTACAGGCCTTAGCCACTGCCTTTGGACTTATGCTTCAGCTCTGAAAATGACCAAACCGGCAATGTTTCAACCATCCCAAAGCAACACTCTCACTGCCTAGGATGATTTGCCCACTACGGAAAAGACCGCAAGACCTAAAGTCCTTAGTCATCCAGTGACACTAATGAGCCAAGAAAACGGTTTTCAGAAGATGCAGAAGACAAGCAAACTATTGTGTTTACCAAGGCAACACAGGCACAcgggtgggtgtgtgggtgggggaGGGACGGACAGACACTTATCCAGACTCAGCAAGTACGTTACAGCTTTTCTTAAGCACACTTCTGAATATAGCCAGGAAAGTTATTTTCTCAGCCACTGTTCGAAAAAGCACCTTCCAGGGAAGAGGCTTGAGCTACATCCCCCGAATTATATATTGCACTCTTAAAGAGCTAATACAGCCTAAACTCATGATTGATTAAAGCAACGCTAGCTGGCAATACTCTGCTGCCCTCTTCCTAACAAAGCAACCTACATGGATTAAGAGTTTTAGAAATACTTACCCAGACAGTTTAATTCTTGCTGAAAGAATCAGCACATAAGACACTCATATTTAGGCACAACACATCCTTTTTCAGTAATGTCAAGCACTAAGCACTCCACAGTTACCAGGGTAGGAAGAAGGATGTGTGCCCCAAAAACTACTGATACAGTTTCAAATTCTTCCTAATCTTCAGCATCACTGTCTTTACTGCATTGTCCCTGCTTTCCTTTTGTCAAATTCTTTACACTCAGACTTCAGCCCTAAAGACGGTATTACTAATGAAAGCAGTCCCTCTGACTTTAGTATACACAGAAGTATTCACAGAACTCATCTTAAAGAAGCTTCAGAGCAGAAGGTCATATTTATCTCTATGGATGACATGTAGGATTAACTATTAATAATAAAAGCTAGGAGAGACAGTCACAgtaaagtctacctaaaatcaggATGGAATTTCCATGTTAAAGAATTGCTTAAACTATTAAAGGTTAATACCATGTTATAAGAGGGTAGTACAGCAAGGACTTCAAAAGACACATACCTTGCAAAGACATGATTCTTGCCCTCTGTGTATTTGATAAATCAAGAAAGATTTAAGAGTCATCTTCAATTATTAAGTTACATTACTTACCTACTCTTTTCCCTACAGCCACAACACTTCCATTCATTCCAAGCCCACGtgcagactgaaaaataaataaaaagatttccACAAGGATATTACTAGCAGATGGGAATTAAATAAGAGATTAGGCAGTCTGATATCAGCTTGTTTGAAACCAAATGTTTTATCAGTCAATGTACCTACGGAGTCCCAAGACTTTTGtacaagaaattaaaattcaACAATATAAAGTCACGCTCAAAATGACTATTTAACAGTCTTCCCATACTTAACATATCAAAAAAACATAGTACAATGTAAGTCTGAAGTTAGGCACGTATAGTGCCAGTCACAGTGCAAACTTTAGAACAAGTGAAACTCATGAGCAGCAGGAGTAAGATGACATTTCAAATTCAATTCTACTAGCATCATTACCAAAACTAAAGAATTCTGGTTCTGAACGAAAGAATCACTTTAATTCTTAGAAAAAATTGCTTCTAGGACCCATTTATATAAATATGCAGTCAAGACACCAACAGCAGTttagaaaaacagtttcaaacaAAGGATTTAAGCATGCCTCTCACTCCAACTGCCTTTCCTaaagggacacacacacacacacacacacacacacaccaaaaataCATGGTGTTCATAATGccagaaccagaaaaaaaaaaacagaaaaaccccagGTTTTTTTGGAAGTGTTAGTACTCACTAGAATGTATTCAGCAGCTTCATTTGGGGGAGCAATTTTCCTAAAGCTTTCTTCCTGAAAACGCTGAATGTTTGTAGGCAGTGCAATACCAGAAGTCCGAAGCCTGCCTGGCCCACAGGAATTCTGTAAGTTTTCCCTGCTTCCACTTCGGGCCAGCGAAGCTAGAAATCCTAAGTTATTTACAGAACTTGCAGGTTCTTTGGATGCTTTGTTAGCCACATCTGTAACATCCCTAGCCTCCACTTTAGGAATTACATCAGGTCTTTTGCCTAGTGAATCTACCTTCATGCCACAAAATCTAGTAGTCCTAGAAAAAGAGGAATCTGCTATACTATGGACTTCCAAAGATCGAAGCACATTTGGAGAGGCTGCAGATCTCATGTTACCAACCTCAAAGCATTTGGGTTGTGTTTGTGGTTTCAGAGAACTGTGATGTGCCACTTGTGTTGAATACCGAAGAGGTGATAAAAGCGTATTCTTCTGAGGACTTAATTCATGAGTACTGAGAAGCCCAGCCTCCATTGCTGTAGTGCTCAGCACTTTACTAATAGGTTTTCTATGTTGCTCTACAACCTTAGACTCTTCATCCCTATCAGACAGTCCAAGTTCTGGATTCACCTTTCCTATGTCATATATCTCACTATACTGTTCAGTGGTGCTTGCTTCTGTTAACAAAGCAAAAGCATCAGTTTCAGGTAGaagcttttcttctgttccaTATGGTTCTAAATTTGTTAGATTTGCATACAGAATAGAATCCTTCTCCCTTGTAGAGGTCACATTTTCAGACTTCTCTGAATTTGTAGGCAGAGATGAAGCAGGAGTCAGAATACTATTTGTTGGTAGTTTTGTATTTTCTAGTTCGACACGAGATATTTTCGGTGGTAACCTAATGCTACTAACTGACTGAGACCAAGAGGTGCTCTGCCAGGTGTCATCTTCCTTAAGGAAGTCATTAGTTGTGGATGGCATTGTTCTACCAGCAGTGGCCAAAGTAGCCAAAGCTGAAAGTGCATTTTGGGAAGACTCCGAAGGATATGAATTCCCAGGAGGAGGTAGGCAGGACTGTCCGATATGGGGGAGCACTCTTAAAAACCTGTGACGAGCAGCAGTAGCCACTGAGCTACTAGATGGTCGAGGAGTCACTGGAGGACGAGGTTTCACTTTGACAGTTTTCTtaggctatttaaaaaaaaaaaagcagttagtaTTTTCACTACAGTCGTACTCAAAGACCCGATTGTGATGACAATCCCCACATTTCAGAAAGTTTAAGGCCAGAAAGCACCATAAAGTCATTCACTCTACTTCATCTGGTACTAGCCATGAAAACTTCACCCTGACATCCACAAATTAAAATCAAAGATGATAATCAGAAAAAGCTTTTTAGTAAATAGACCATATATCAAAGGAAAAGGGAAGCCAGAATGCCAAAGCTGTCCACGAGAGTTGTCTCAGACAAGGCAATATTAAAAGAAAGTAAGTACTACCATCTTTGCTTTACACCTGGGCATAAGAACCAAGACACAGGCATTAAATAATCTTACTAAATCTCTCAGATTAAGTTTAATCCAGATCTCCGAAACACCAGCCTAATGCCTCATCTAGTAGGTGATCTCATTCTTCTATTTAACTTTATAGGCTTTCCAGTTACAGTTCACCTCTAATGAAGTGTCATTTAAGAGCATCTTATTGATTTTACCAAATCTGTGCAACAATGCTACTTAAAGCATTGGAAGACAAAATAAATCCAGTATCACTGGTGAATTCTTTGAATGCTGAGAGAGAGATCCAAGTAAAGTCAACATCCCATAGCAGAAGAATATTTACACAGTGACATTCACTATGTTAAATGACAGATAACAAAATCATATATCCCTTATCACTCCATTTTCCAAGAGGGCAGCCAAAAAACCACTTAATCTGCTTTTTAGCAAGACCAATACGTAGAAAGTGCAAGTCATTTGATAATAGAAGAACTGAACCCACAGCTTCACCTTTTTACTCAGATTCATGTTCTCCATCTTTGCTTTGAGCAGCTTCATTTTATTCATAGTAATTGAATTCTCAATAATCTGCTGGCCAGAAGGTGATGCCTCTGTTTCATCTTCATCATCAGCA
This window contains:
- the ZFAND4 gene encoding AN1-type zinc finger protein 4 isoform X2; this encodes MANKKEPPFFNEDNLGPFHYKLPFYETMELFIETLTGTCFELRVSPFETVISVKAKIQRLEGIPVCQQHLIWNNTELKDGYCLNDYNISEGCTLKLVLAMRGGPINTRRVPVEDPIREMAEYMDPSRDEIWEKGPSNKQVTFLVYREGDQLNFFRVVDRGDGTLTPLSESLSGGSVYNLYADDEDETEASPSGQQIIENSITMNKMKLLKAKMENMNLSKKPKKTVKVKPRPPVTPRPSSSSVATAARHRFLRVLPHIGQSCLPPPGNSYPSESSQNALSALATLATAGRTMPSTTNDFLKEDDTWQSTSWSQSVSSIRLPPKISRVELENTKLPTNSILTPASSLPTNSEKSENVTSTREKDSILYANLTNLEPYGTEEKLLPETDAFALLTEASTTEQYSEIYDIGKVNPELGLSDRDEESKVVEQHRKPISKVLSTTAMEAGLLSTHELSPQKNTLLSPLRYSTQVAHHSSLKPQTQPKCFEVGNMRSAASPNVLRSLEVHSIADSSFSRTTRFCGMKVDSLGKRPDVIPKVEARDVTDVANKASKEPASSVNNLGFLASLARSGSRENLQNSCGPGRLRTSGIALPTNIQRFQEESFRKIAPPNEAAEYILSARGLGMNGSVVAVGKRVDVETTSVQLTAMQRLIPAPTTIRVQGEGICRRPIPSLVHQSFPKSNMVVLHVAILPLKNCITFREALT
- the ZFAND4 gene encoding AN1-type zinc finger protein 4 isoform X3, producing MANKKEPPFFNEDNLGPFHYKLPFYETMELFIETLTGTCFELRVSPFETVISVKAKIQRLEGIPVCQQHLIWNNTELKDGYCLNDYNISEGCTLKLVLAMRGGPINTRRVPVEDPIREMAEYMDPSRDEIWEKGPSNKQVTFLVYREGDQLNFFRVVDRGDGTLTPLSESLSGGSVYNLYADDEDETEASPSGQQIIENSITMNKMKLLKAKMENMNLSKKPKKTVKVKPRPPVTPRPSSSSVATAARHRFLRVLPHIGQSCLPPPGNSYPSESSQNALSALATLATAGRTMPSTTNDFLKEDDTWQSTSWSQSVSSIRLPPKISRVELENTKLPTNSILTPASSLPTNSEKSENVTSTREKDSILYANLTNLEPYGTEEKLLPETDAFALLTEASTTEQYSEIYDIGKVNPELGLSDRDEESKVVEQHRKPISKVLSTTAMEAGLLSTHELSPQKNTLLSPLRYSTQVAHHSSLKPQTQPKCFEVGNMRSAASPNVLRSLEVHSIADSSFSRTTRFCGMKVDSLGKRPDVIPKVEARDVTDVANKASKEPASSVNNLGFLASLARSGSRENLQNSCGPGRLRTSGIALPTNIQRFQEESFRKIAPPNEAAEYILSARGLGMNGSVVAVGKRVGEKMAKGIPTYPREEAKADAVCSTLTTSFKESQIL
- the ZFAND4 gene encoding AN1-type zinc finger protein 4 isoform X1 → MANKKEPPFFNEDNLGPFHYKLPFYETMELFIETLTGTCFELRVSPFETVISVKAKIQRLEGIPVCQQHLIWNNTELKDGYCLNDYNISEGCTLKLVLAMRGGPINTRRVPVEDPIREMAEYMDPSRDEIWEKGPSNKQVTFLVYREGDQLNFFRVVDRGDGTLTPLSESLSGGSVYNLYADDEDETEASPSGQQIIENSITMNKMKLLKAKMENMNLSKKPKKTVKVKPRPPVTPRPSSSSVATAARHRFLRVLPHIGQSCLPPPGNSYPSESSQNALSALATLATAGRTMPSTTNDFLKEDDTWQSTSWSQSVSSIRLPPKISRVELENTKLPTNSILTPASSLPTNSEKSENVTSTREKDSILYANLTNLEPYGTEEKLLPETDAFALLTEASTTEQYSEIYDIGKVNPELGLSDRDEESKVVEQHRKPISKVLSTTAMEAGLLSTHELSPQKNTLLSPLRYSTQVAHHSSLKPQTQPKCFEVGNMRSAASPNVLRSLEVHSIADSSFSRTTRFCGMKVDSLGKRPDVIPKVEARDVTDVANKASKEPASSVNNLGFLASLARSGSRENLQNSCGPGRLRTSGIALPTNIQRFQEESFRKIAPPNEAAEYILSARGLGMNGSVVAVGKRVAGEAIHLPPVNGSIQAKKKITKHCFLCGKKTGLATSYECRCGNNFCATHRYAETHTCTYDYKSAGRRYLQETNPVVSAPKLPKI